One window of Papaver somniferum cultivar HN1 chromosome 9, ASM357369v1, whole genome shotgun sequence genomic DNA carries:
- the LOC113311239 gene encoding high mobility group B protein 6-like: MKKPSSAYVLWCKDRWAEVKKENPDAEFKEVSNILGSKWKNEGAGSIKDEKAIDNIHKHEALLMLKKKEKSEKIIKNKKKLKGETGAVDPNKPKRPASSFILFRACNDVLRFVMESGDKGCEVVFSTADFDSTQQACTHMITSLACAIKFEVAFGFQFDCSLTYPDLLFDLNTSKINSDSAIQTLQLI; the protein is encoded by the exons ATGAAAAAACCATCATCAGCTTATGTTTTATGGTGCAAAGATCGATGGGCTGAGGTTAAAAAAGAGAACCCGGATGCCGAATTCAAAGAAGTTTCAAACATTTTAGGATCCAAATGGAAGAAT GAAGGAGCAGGATCCATTAAAGACGAAAAGGCCATTGACAACATTCATAAGCATGAAGCTTTACTGATGCTtaagaagaaggagaaatctGAAAAAATAATCAAG AATAAAAAGAAGCTTAAGGGTGAAACGGGTGCAGTAGACCCTAACAAGCCAAAGAGGCCTGCTTCCTCATTCATTCTATTCAG GGCCTGCAATGATGTACTGAGATTCGTCATGGAAAGTGGTGACAAGGGTTGCGAGGTTGTTTTCTCAACTGCAGA CTTTGATTCGACACAACAAGCTTGTACACATATGATTACTAGTTTAGCTTGTGCAa ttaaatTTGAGGTTGCATTTGGATTTCAGTTTGACTGTAGTTTGACTTATCCAGACTTACTGTTTGACTTAAATACCAGTAAGATTAATTCAGATTCAGCCATTCAGACACTTCAGCTGATCTGA
- the LOC113311241 gene encoding L-type lectin-domain containing receptor kinase IV.1-like encodes MRTSFIKLVILFFLLLIQSFADLDHSDDEIYYNGFKHHSLKFDGEAQADLDTGLLKLTNYKKQYEQGHAFYSKSFHFKSNFSFSTTFVFAITSETGPSGQGMTFVIAPQRGLPGSLTHQFLGLFNNTNDGKSTNHVFAVELDGINNVEFDTVQGAHVGIDINSLRSVNSTSPGYIIDGEYKKLNLSSGEPMQVWVEYDGVDKQVSVTMAPVNISKPHVPLLLWHQNLSTIFLDSMYVGFSASTQTVLTNHYILGWSFQIDGIARPLNLSSLPKLPQAPPNPSPPPSPPPPTPLPPPPHPSPPLKPSNNRQIWVKIATAIAGSVLILAILAIFAFCYFRKHYRNKVPVRAPSPPPVAGLRKFSYSELEEATNVFREDIGVGAFGTVYRGVLPYSEIQVAVKKVSRDAKYGSKQFMAEIECLGNLRHRNVVHLHGYCEHEGQLLLVYDFMPNGSVEKFLYPKRNPLHCTLPWSQRFQIIKDIASGLYYLHKGWEQVVIHRDIKSSNVLLDSKMNARLGDFGLAKLYDHGADNSPTTRVVGTLGYIAPEMHYGMPSTQTDVYAFGAFLLEIACGRRPNLVAERGLHLVDWVLSTMKENKILSTVDKKLGGEYAEEEMLLVLKLGLMCCRLDPTARPSIQKILQFLSGDAAEADLRNLHMRDEAPFRYVGGGNTSPLSGAYSGSTSPGNDPAPSRQMGSRSSANEVDSSASRNVFTL; translated from the coding sequence ATGAGGACCAGCTTTATCAAGCTTGTTATCTTGTTCTTTCTCTTACTGATCCAAAGTTTTGCAGATTTGGATCATAGTGATGATGAAATATACTACAACGGATTTAAACACCATTCTCTGAAGTTTGACGGTGAAGCTCAAGCGGATCTAGATACCGGTCTCTTGAAGTTAACCAACTACAAAAAACAGTATGAACAAGGTCATGCCTTCTACTCTAAATCTTTTCATTTCAAAAGTAACTTCTCCTTCTCTACCACTTTCGTCTTCGCAATAACATCTGAAACTGGCCCGAGTGGTCAGGGAATGACTTTTGTTATTGCACCTCAAAGAGGACTACCAGGATCTTTAACACACCAATTCCTAGGCCTATTCAACAACACCAACGATGGGAAATCCACAAACCATGTCTTTGCGGTGGAGTTAGATGGTATCAACAATGTAGAGTTTGACACCGTTCAAGGTGCACACGTTGGAATTGATATCAATAGTCTAAGGTCTGTCAACTCCACTTCCCCTGGGTATATCATTGACGGGGAATACAAGAAATTAAATCTTAGTAGCGGGGAACCGATGCAGGTGTGGGTAGAGTATGATGGGGTAGACAAGCAAGTTAGTGTAACAATGGCACCAGTTAACATATCGAAACCACACGTTCCTCTCTTGTTATGGCACCAAAATCTCTCAACTATATTCTTAGATTCCATGTACGTTGGGTTTTCAGCGTCTACCCAAACTGTACTAACAAATCATTACATATTGGGATGGAGTTTTCAGATTGATGGTATAGCTCGGCCGCTAAACCTTTCAAGCCTACCTAAGCTTCCTCAGGCTCCACCAAATCCTTCACCCCCACCGTCACCTCCTCCTCCCacacctcttcctcctcctcctcatccttCTCCTCCTCTTAAGCCTTCAAACAACAGACAGATATGGGTGAAAATTGCAACGGCAATAGCTGGCTCAGTTTTAATTTTGGCAATATTGGCAATCTTTGCCTTCTGTTATTTTCGAAAACATTATAGAAACAAGGTCCCAGTACGggcaccatcacctccaccagtaGCGGGGCTTCGGAAGTTTTCATATAGTGAGCTGGAAGAGGCGACAAATGTGTTTAGGGAAGATATTGGGGTAGGTGCATTTGGTACCGTCTACCGTGGTGTATTACCTTATTCTGAAATCCAAGTTGCTGTCAAGAAAGTCTCTCGTGATGCAAAATATGGATCGAAGCAGTTTATGGCGGAGATCGAGTGTCTGGGTAACCTTCGACACCGAAACGTGGTACATCTCCATGGCTATTGTGAACACGAAGGACAGCTACTTCTGGTCTATGATTTCATGCCCAATGGAAGTGTAGAAAAGTTTCTCTATCCGAAACGGAATCCCCTACATTGCACGCTTCCTTGGAGTCAAAGATTTCAAATTATAAAAGATATTGCTTCTGGATTATATTATCTACACAAAGGGTGGGAACAAGTTGTGATTCACAGAGACATAAAATCCAGTAATGTCTTATTGGATAGTAAGATGAACGCAAGATTGGGCGATTTTGGTCTTGCAAAACTGTATGATCATGGAGCGGATAATTCTCCAACTACGAGAGTAGTTGGTACTCTTGGATACATTGCTCCAGAAATGCATTATGGAATGCCATCAACCCAGACCGATGTGTACGCATTTGGGGCTTTCTTGCTCGAAATTGCTTgcgggagaagaccaaatttggtggCGGAGCGGGGTCTGCATCTGGTTGACTGGGTTTTATCTACTATGaaggaaaataaaattctcagTACTGTTGATAAGAAGTTAGGAGGTGAATATGCAGAAGAAGAGATGCTTTTGGTGTTAAAACTCGGGTTAATGTGTTGCCGTTTGGATCCCACTGCTAGGCCAAGCATCCAAAAAATCCTCCAATTTTTGAGTGGAGATGCTGCTGAAGCCGATTTACGCAACCTTCACATGAGGGATGAAGCACCTTTCCGCTATGTAGGGGGAGGAAATACATCACCTCTCTCTGGTGCATATAGTGGTTCTACATCACCTGGCAATGACCCAGCTCCCTCTAGGCAAATGGGATCAAGATCATCTGCAAATGAAGTAGATTCTTCTGCGAGTCGGAACGTGTTTACACTTTGA